From the Cohaesibacter sp. ES.047 genome, the window GATGATCATTGACCCACCTTTCAAAAGCTGCTTCAAACAAATCAGCAAAGGCCACAAGTACCGGTCACGGACAACCGGATGATTGCCTTGATCAAACTCGTAAAAACGGCAGAAGGACACCTCATGGCGACCCTGATCATCACCAACGGCACATCTGCCGCAGACTTGCTGCGAGAAGCTCAAATCGGCGATGCGATTCTGCCATGGGAAGATGTGCTGCACGAGGGGCCGGTGCCAGATGCCGACGACACCCTGTTCGCTGCCATTCGCTCCAAGGCCCTCGCTGACGGATATGTTCACACCGAAGCCTCGGTGATGGAAACATTCAAGAACCGCTTCGACATTCTCCGGGCCCATCAGGACTTTGATCGCATTGATCTGTGGTTCGAGCACGACCTCTATGATCAATTGCAGATCCTGCAGGTGCTGGACATGCTGTCGCGTTTTGGCCGGACCAACAACGTCTTTATAACGCAGGCTCCAACCTATCTTGGCATGCAGAAGCCAGACACAATCAGCCGGTTTGAAGAATTGACACTACCGGTGCTCGACCGCATGTTCGCCTTCGCCTCAAAAGCCTGGCATGCCTACACATCCGGCGGGCCGGAGGCGGTCAACGCCCTGCGCAAGGAACCGATCCCCGGGTTTCCCTTCATGGGTCATGCCCTGCTGCGCGCTCTTCAGGAATTGCCGGGGTCTGATGGCCTGTCTCGCACAGAGCGGCAGATTCTATATAGTCTTGATCGAGGAGTAACACGTCCGGGCATGCTGTTTGCGCAGGTCCAGAATATGGAAGAAGCCATTTTCCTCGGTGACCTGACCTTCTTTCAGATCCTGTCCGGATTGCAATATTGCCAGCGCCCTGCCCTGACCGGTTTACCGCAGGACTTCAAGGCCCGCATCCTCTCCAATTCAGAGCAGCGCAAGGAGTTCATCACCTCGCCACTCCACATCACGGACTTCGGAAAGAAGGCCCTCTCCGGGCACGCCGACTTCCTGTCGGAAAACGGTTTGCATCGCTGGTGGGGCGGCACCGAATTGACCACCGCAGACCATTGGCGCTGGGAAGATGATGGTGAGTTGTTGTCCCACCATCGGGCTGCCTGATCATCAGTCAGGCAACGCGCGCCTCAGACGATAGATGCTTAAAAAGGGCTTTTCCGAATCGGGAAAGCCCTTTCTTGACGCCCCGAAAGGCTCAATGATCGTCCGAACTCAGCGGAGTATCAGCCGCGCGTTACAAAAATCAGGCTGATCAGCGAGGTCGCCGTAAGTGCCAACGCAGGCACGATGATGGCGCCGTAGCCCCACGTCGCAATCGCAAAGCCCCACACAACAAGCAGCACCAACAAGGCTGCAATCAGGGCCCAACTCAGTTTGGTTTCGGATGCCGTTGCTTCAGTCATATTTCACCCTTCATTCCTTAGCACATCAGGACTTTTCCTGATGTTTAGCGGAAACATAGGGTTTGTACGGACGAATACCAGATCAAAAGCAAACACTGAGCCATTGTGTCGCACCCCGCCAACAGGCAACGGCCACACCCTTCACGACCAACATCACTGAACAAGAAGAAAACCGTTGGAGTGCGGGACAATAGGCCCAACGAGCCCAAAGTCCCACATCCATCCAGAAGGCTGTCCCCACGCCTTCGGATGCTTATATTTCAAAAATATACTTGCGTTGTCCCGTCATTTATAACGCAGCGACGGGAAGAGCCCCAAAAGAGGAGTAAAAAACGCTGCACATATCTGTTTTGTAAAGTCACAGACAGTCTATCAACGTTATGAGAAATATGAAGCTTTTTTTGAACAGACTCAGATAAAATATCATTGAGGAGGTTTCACGGCAGCCGGAATGGAAAGTCTCGCTCCGCCGTGATCCCTTGCTCGTCAAACCTATCCTGAAACGATCAGGCCTTTGCAATCCTGTCGAATTGCTGAAGCTGCGCCAGCATCTGCTCAAGCTCTGACAGCGGCACCATATTGGGACCATCGCACGGAGCATTGTCCGGATCCTCGTGGGTCTCGATGAACACACCGGCAACGCCAACCGCAACAGCGGCGCGCGCCAGCACGGCAACAAACTCCCGCTGACCGCCGGAGCTTTCACCCTGCCCACCCGGCTGCTGTACTGAGTGAGTGGCATCAAAGATCACCGGCGCTCCGGTTTGCGCCATGATCGGCAGGCCGCGCATGTCCGAGACCAGCGTGTTGTACCCGAAGGACGCGCCGCGTTCGGTCAGCATGACATTCTTGTTGCCGCTCCCCACGATCTTGGCAGCGACACTGCGCATGTCCCAAGGAGCCAAAAACTGCCCCTTCTTCACATTGATGACCGCGCCGGTTTCAGCCGCAGCGATCAACAAATCGGTCTGGCGACACAGGAACGCCGGGATCTGAAGGATATCGACTACCTTGGCGACTTCCGCACACTGGTCGGCATCGTGGATATCGGTGACAATGGGCAGCCCGAACGTTTCCTTGATTTCCGCGAAGATCGGCAAGGCCTTTTCAAGCCCGATCCCGCGTGCCGCGCCAAGACTGGTCCGGTTGGCCTTGTCAAACGAGGATTTGTAGACAATTCCGATGCCCAGCTTGTCCGAAATGTCCTTGAGTGCCGACGCGGTTTCCAGCGCATGCTCACGACTTTGCATCTGGCAAGGGCCAGCCATGATGGACAGGGGCAGATGGTTACCAAATTGGACGGAGCCGGCGGAAACGACGCGATTGGGTGCAGTCATGATGGATCTCTTCAGATTGGATTCCGTTTAATCAGTTTTCAGCAGCAGAGCGCAACCAAATGCATCGCCCGCTTTGACAACAAGATAGCCATTCAATTGACGATACGCGATACCCGCTTTGACAAGACACTCTTTGGCCTTATCGGCATCGACACGGATCGACAACGCGGCGATACCGCCTTCATCCGGCATATCGCTGGGCAAGTCAATGCCGTAGAACGCGCTCAGAGCAGCAGGGGTCAGGATCTCAAGTTGCTCATCCACCGTATCCATTTCAACCCCGGCACTTGTCGAACGCATGACCCTTTGCCCACAAAAGCCACCCAGAAACTCGTGGTGGTCTGATGGATTAGCAGCAGCGAACAGAACGGACGCTAGTCCGGACGCACCATTCTTGTGTGTCTGATAGGCATTGTGCCAAAAGAAAGCCGGATCGTGGCGATGATCGCAAACAAAGAAACCCGTATGCGCCATCAGCCGATGTGAAAGATAGCCATTGGAAAAACGCAGCTTGGCCCGGCTTCCGTCTGGCAGCGTTGCCTCACGCTCGAAGTCAAACTGCGGATAGGTCTGAAGGCCGAGCGCGGCAAAATCATCAAGGTCCGCAGCCACATCGCGCGACCGAAGGACCAGCATCGAGGCCCCTTCGCGCTTTTTTAGAAAATCCCGGTTGAAGCCGCCAAACGAGAATTTGCCAGCGTCAGGCGCGGGAATTTTGCCTTCATCATCAACCGCAAGCAATTCAAGAAAACTGCCATTGAACTGGATGAGCGCGTTCTTCGTTCCGAACGGATGGTAGGCCGTCGGCGTGATAGTGAAACCCAATGATGAATAGAAGTCGCGGGCAGCGTCCAGATCCTGAACAGCCAACACGATATGATCAACCCCACGCATAATGGTCCTCACTCCCAGACACGACCTGCAAAACGCAGTCGCTTGTTGCCTGACCGCTTTTTTAGGCATGCAAATATGATTGGCAATCAAAGCAAGGCTGCGCAGCCAGAAGACCGCGCAGCCTCAAAAGGAAAGATGGATCAAACCAGTCGGCTCTGCTCAACCGCTGCCCCGATAAAGGAGGCAAACAGCGGATGCGGAGCAAACGGCCGTGACTTCAGTTCCGGATGGTACTGCACGGCGATGAACCATGGATGATCAGCGATTTCGACGGTTTCGGGCAAGACGCCATCTGGCGATAGACCCGCAAAGGATAGGCCGCAATCTTCCAGCTTTTCCTTATAGTCGATATTGACCTCGTAGCGATGGCGATGCCGCTCTTGGATAA encodes:
- a CDS encoding VOC family protein, whose product is MRGVDHIVLAVQDLDAARDFYSSLGFTITPTAYHPFGTKNALIQFNGSFLELLAVDDEGKIPAPDAGKFSFGGFNRDFLKKREGASMLVLRSRDVAADLDDFAALGLQTYPQFDFEREATLPDGSRAKLRFSNGYLSHRLMAHTGFFVCDHRHDPAFFWHNAYQTHKNGASGLASVLFAAANPSDHHEFLGGFCGQRVMRSTSAGVEMDTVDEQLEILTPAALSAFYGIDLPSDMPDEGGIAALSIRVDADKAKECLVKAGIAYRQLNGYLVVKAGDAFGCALLLKTD
- a CDS encoding DUF1835 domain-containing protein, with amino-acid sequence MIKLVKTAEGHLMATLIITNGTSAADLLREAQIGDAILPWEDVLHEGPVPDADDTLFAAIRSKALADGYVHTEASVMETFKNRFDILRAHQDFDRIDLWFEHDLYDQLQILQVLDMLSRFGRTNNVFITQAPTYLGMQKPDTISRFEELTLPVLDRMFAFASKAWHAYTSGGPEAVNALRKEPIPGFPFMGHALLRALQELPGSDGLSRTERQILYSLDRGVTRPGMLFAQVQNMEEAIFLGDLTFFQILSGLQYCQRPALTGLPQDFKARILSNSEQRKEFITSPLHITDFGKKALSGHADFLSENGLHRWWGGTELTTADHWRWEDDGELLSHHRAA
- the kdsA gene encoding 3-deoxy-8-phosphooctulonate synthase, translating into MTAPNRVVSAGSVQFGNHLPLSIMAGPCQMQSREHALETASALKDISDKLGIGIVYKSSFDKANRTSLGAARGIGLEKALPIFAEIKETFGLPIVTDIHDADQCAEVAKVVDILQIPAFLCRQTDLLIAAAETGAVINVKKGQFLAPWDMRSVAAKIVGSGNKNVMLTERGASFGYNTLVSDMRGLPIMAQTGAPVIFDATHSVQQPGGQGESSGGQREFVAVLARAAVAVGVAGVFIETHEDPDNAPCDGPNMVPLSELEQMLAQLQQFDRIAKA